Proteins found in one Firmicutes bacterium HGW-Firmicutes-1 genomic segment:
- a CDS encoding peptide chain release factor 2 (programmed frameshift) yields the protein MLELDQAKQQLNSYREKIFEMGVSLDVKGAKIRIEEIEDETGSEGFWNDAENSQRLLKLLKQLKDKVAAYNEMHSAFEDIEVLIEMGLEEQDEEIVAEVKEALAIFMKEYEQLKIATLLSGEYDGNNAILSLHAGAGGTESCDWVNMLFRMYNRWADDKGYKTEILDILDGEEAGIKSITIQISGENAYGYLRSEKGVHRLVRISPFDSSGRRHTSFASCDVMPEIDDDVDMEILDDDLRIDTYRASGAGGQHINTTDSAVRITHFPTGIVVQCQNERSQHKNKDRAMKMLKAKLFEYRQQEQMDKIQGIRGEMKDIAWGSQIRSYVMNPYSMVKDHRTNEEVGNVSAVMDGKIDVFINAYLTKSMSN from the exons ATGCTAGAGCTAGATCAAGCAAAGCAACAGCTTAACAGTTATAGGGAAAAAATATTTGAAATGGGTGTTTCACTT GACGTAAAAGGTGCTAAAATAAGGATAGAAGAAATTGAGGATGAAACTGGTTCCGAAGGCTTTTGGAATGATGCAGAGAATTCTCAAAGATTACTTAAGCTTTTAAAACAGCTTAAGGATAAGGTCGCAGCTTATAATGAGATGCATAGTGCCTTTGAAGACATAGAAGTCCTTATTGAAATGGGTTTAGAAGAGCAGGATGAAGAAATAGTAGCAGAAGTCAAAGAAGCACTTGCTATTTTTATGAAAGAGTATGAACAGCTAAAAATTGCTACCTTGCTATCTGGTGAGTATGATGGAAACAACGCCATTTTATCCTTACACGCAGGAGCTGGAGGAACTGAATCTTGTGATTGGGTTAACATGCTATTTAGAATGTATAATAGATGGGCAGATGATAAAGGTTATAAGACTGAGATTCTAGACATTTTAGACGGTGAAGAAGCTGGAATTAAATCAATTACAATACAAATTTCCGGAGAAAATGCATATGGCTATTTAAGGTCAGAAAAAGGTGTTCATAGGCTTGTTAGAATATCTCCCTTTGATTCTTCTGGTAGAAGACATACATCCTTTGCTTCATGTGATGTTATGCCCGAAATTGATGATGATGTTGATATGGAAATACTAGATGATGATTTAAGGATTGATACTTACCGAGCCAGTGGTGCAGGTGGTCAACATATTAACACAACAGATTCTGCTGTGAGAATCACACACTTTCCTACTGGGATAGTTGTTCAATGTCAAAATGAACGTTCTCAACATAAAAACAAAGATAGAGCAATGAAAATGCTTAAAGCAAAGCTTTTTGAATATAGACAACAAGAGCAGATGGATAAGATACAAGGCATACGGGGTGAAATGAAGGATATTGCATGGGGAAGCCAAATTCGTTCCTATGTTATGAACCCTTATAGTATGGTCAAGGACCATAGAACAAATGAAGAAGTTGGAAATGTGAGTGCTGTAATGGACGGTAAAATAGATGTATTTATTAATGCATATCTAACCAAAAGCATGTCGAATTAG
- a CDS encoding chemotaxis protein CheW: MATLQQVVFKLDKEEYGLDIMCVNGIEKYQEVVKIPNAPEYVDGIINLRGEVLPVFSLRKKFHLTDKEKDDKTKIIVAFTNNMKVGFVVDTVIEILNIDEENIEATPKILTGIDRRYIKSVAKVEDRMIILLDVELVVTDEEKISLGEVVELVE; this comes from the coding sequence ATGGCAACATTACAACAAGTAGTATTCAAGCTAGATAAAGAAGAATATGGACTGGATATCATGTGTGTCAATGGTATTGAAAAGTACCAAGAAGTCGTAAAAATCCCAAACGCACCAGAATATGTTGATGGAATTATTAATTTGAGAGGTGAGGTTCTTCCAGTTTTTAGTTTAAGGAAAAAATTTCATCTTACCGACAAAGAAAAAGACGATAAAACTAAGATTATCGTGGCCTTTACAAATAATATGAAAGTTGGTTTTGTAGTAGATACCGTTATAGAAATATTAAATATTGATGAAGAGAATATTGAGGCAACTCCAAAAATTCTTACAGGTATTGACCGAAGATATATTAAGAGCGTTGCAAAAGTTGAAGATCGCATGATTATCTTATTAGATGTTGAACTAGTTGTAACAGATGAGGAGAAAATTTCTCTAGGTGAAGTAGTGGAGCTTGTAGAATAA
- a CDS encoding homoserine dehydrogenase: MISVAVLGYGTVGSGVVEVLNKNKESINKKAGTEINLKYVLDLRDFPGSSIENILTHDFEQILNDDEIKVIAEVMGGIEPAYTFVKSALTRGKSVVTSNKELVAKHGAELLEIAKENNINFMFEASVGGGIPIIRPLNQSLTADEIYEITGILNGTTNFILSKMSEEGLSFDDVLKEAQDKGYAERNPEADVEGHDACRKIAILASLAFGMHVDYEDIYTEGITNISAKDMTYAKKLGLDIKLLATCKKVEDKIYAMVAPMLIDNSHPLSHVHGVFNAILVKGNVIGEVMFYGRGAGKLPTASAVVADIVDAIKHLGRNVMSFWSTKKMELMSIDNVSFGYFIIAKTDFFPAARDSVVKIFGDVNFVKLDDREEEIAFVTTKSTEKDLQCKLKAFDAQTSILKIESAIRVG; this comes from the coding sequence ATGATAAGTGTAGCAGTACTTGGATATGGAACAGTAGGTTCTGGAGTCGTGGAAGTGTTAAATAAAAATAAAGAGAGCATTAATAAAAAGGCAGGGACAGAAATCAACCTAAAATATGTTCTTGACCTAAGAGATTTTCCGGGCTCATCAATAGAGAATATTTTAACTCATGATTTTGAACAAATATTAAATGATGATGAAATTAAAGTGATTGCGGAAGTTATGGGCGGCATTGAACCAGCATATACCTTTGTGAAAAGCGCTTTGACCAGAGGTAAAAGCGTAGTAACATCTAATAAGGAGCTTGTTGCTAAGCATGGTGCTGAACTTTTGGAAATCGCAAAGGAAAATAATATTAATTTCATGTTTGAGGCAAGTGTTGGTGGAGGAATACCAATTATTAGACCACTCAACCAGTCTTTAACTGCAGACGAAATATATGAAATTACAGGGATATTAAACGGTACTACAAATTTTATTTTGTCTAAAATGTCAGAAGAAGGATTATCCTTTGACGATGTATTAAAGGAAGCTCAAGATAAAGGTTATGCAGAAAGAAATCCTGAAGCAGACGTTGAAGGACATGATGCTTGCAGAAAGATTGCGATCCTTGCTTCATTGGCGTTCGGGATGCATGTTGATTACGAAGATATTTATACGGAGGGCATTACCAATATATCGGCTAAAGATATGACATATGCAAAAAAGCTAGGTTTAGATATTAAGCTACTAGCTACTTGTAAGAAGGTAGAAGATAAGATTTATGCAATGGTCGCACCAATGTTGATTGACAATTCTCATCCATTATCTCATGTACATGGAGTATTCAATGCAATATTAGTAAAAGGCAATGTAATAGGTGAAGTCATGTTTTATGGTAGAGGTGCTGGTAAGTTACCAACAGCGAGTGCAGTCGTAGCAGATATAGTGGATGCGATTAAGCACTTAGGTAGAAACGTTATGTCATTTTGGAGCACTAAAAAAATGGAACTTATGTCAATTGATAATGTGAGCTTTGGTTATTTTATCATAGCTAAGACAGACTTTTTTCCAGCAGCAAGGGATAGCGTAGTAAAGATATTTGGCGATGTGAATTTTGTGAAATTAGATGATAGAGAGGAAGAGATCGCTTTTGTTACGACTAAAAGCACAGAGAAAGACCTGCAATGCAAGTTAAAGGCTTTTGATGCTCAAACCTCAATACTGAAAATAGAAAGTGCCATAAGAGTAGGTTAA
- a CDS encoding cofactor-independent phosphoglycerate mutase: MKYVVILGDGMADEPLEQLGFKTPLEVANKPTIDRLSMKGQLGLVSTIPKGMSPGSDTANLSVMGYNPEKYYTGRSPLEAISMNISMKDTDISFRCNVVTLSDEGDYDEKIILDHSADEITSEEAKELIATIEQNFGTEILHFYPGVSYRHALIWEGGSTQVDLTPPHDILDKRIGDYLPKGNGAKEIYQMMKSSYDLLANHPVNLSRKERGLNPANSIWIWGEGKKPMLPSFEGKYGLKGTMISAVDLLKGIAIAAKMESIDIVGATGNLNTNYNGKAGACIDALNRGQDFVYLHVEAPDECGHRGELENKIKSIEYLDDKIVRPIVEALERIGYDFRILILPDHPTPIARRTHTSDPVPYILYDSSSNENSGLTYTEQNGALSGIHCIEGHLLMDYLLEKRSKVN, encoded by the coding sequence ATGAAGTATGTTGTAATTCTTGGCGATGGGATGGCAGATGAACCTTTAGAGCAATTAGGATTTAAAACGCCATTAGAGGTTGCCAATAAGCCTACAATAGATAGATTGTCTATGAAAGGACAGTTGGGTTTAGTGAGTACAATACCTAAAGGTATGTCACCAGGAAGTGATACTGCAAATCTATCAGTTATGGGCTATAATCCTGAAAAATATTACACAGGTAGATCACCACTAGAAGCAATTAGTATGAATATTTCAATGAAGGATACGGATATTAGCTTTAGATGCAATGTTGTAACCTTGTCTGACGAGGGAGATTATGATGAAAAAATTATACTTGACCATAGTGCAGATGAAATTACTTCTGAGGAAGCAAAGGAGCTTATCGCAACCATTGAGCAGAATTTTGGGACTGAAATATTGCATTTTTATCCGGGTGTTAGCTATAGACATGCATTAATCTGGGAAGGTGGATCAACACAAGTTGACTTAACACCTCCTCACGATATTTTAGATAAAAGAATTGGAGATTATTTACCAAAGGGAAATGGTGCAAAAGAAATTTATCAAATGATGAAATCTAGCTATGACTTATTAGCCAATCATCCAGTAAATTTAAGCAGAAAAGAAAGAGGTCTTAATCCTGCAAATTCAATTTGGATTTGGGGAGAAGGTAAAAAACCGATGTTACCGTCCTTTGAAGGAAAATATGGACTTAAAGGTACCATGATTTCAGCTGTAGATTTGCTAAAAGGAATTGCAATTGCAGCAAAAATGGAAAGTATAGACATCGTTGGTGCAACTGGTAACCTAAACACCAATTACAACGGTAAAGCAGGTGCTTGTATTGATGCTCTAAATAGAGGCCAAGACTTTGTATATCTTCATGTTGAGGCACCTGATGAATGTGGGCATAGAGGTGAATTAGAAAACAAAATTAAATCTATTGAATACTTGGATGATAAAATAGTTCGACCAATAGTAGAAGCCTTAGAGAGAATAGGATATGATTTTAGAATTTTAATTCTACCCGATCATCCAACACCAATAGCAAGAAGAACACATACGAGTGATCCAGTGCCATATATTCTATATGACAGCTCTTCAAATGAAAATTCTGGTTTAACATATACAGAACAAAATGGTGCTCTATCTGGCATACACTGTATAGAAGGGCACTTACTCATGGATTATTTACTAGAGAAAAGAAGTAAGGTCAATTAA
- a CDS encoding aspartate kinase, with product MLIVKKFGGSSVANKERVYNVANRIIEEYTAGNEVVVVLSAQGDTTDDLLDKAREINPNPSKREMDMLLATGEQQSVALMVMALEALGYPAISLNAYQVPMLTTSTYGNARLKKIDPDRIRTELDRRNIVVVTGFQGMNRYDDITTLGRGGSDTTAVALAAALDADKCEIFTDVNGVYTADPRVVKNARKLDEITYDEMLELASLGAKVLHNRSVELAKKYNVELVVRSSLTREEGTIVKEECKMEKMLVSGVASDKDVARIAVIGIKDEPGKAFILFSLLAKKGINVDIILQSVGRDNTKDISFTLPTNDLTEAVSIIEDNLDRISGTRVEIDKDVAKVSLVGAGMASNAGVASNMFEALYDADINIKMISTSEIKISVLVDEKDAEAAMNAIHEQFKLASK from the coding sequence GTGCTTATAGTTAAAAAATTTGGCGGCAGTTCAGTTGCAAATAAAGAACGTGTTTACAATGTAGCAAATAGAATTATTGAAGAGTATACAGCAGGCAATGAAGTGGTTGTAGTATTATCTGCACAAGGAGACACTACAGATGATCTTTTAGATAAAGCAAGAGAGATTAACCCCAATCCATCAAAAAGAGAAATGGATATGCTTTTAGCAACAGGTGAACAACAATCAGTCGCGCTCATGGTTATGGCTCTTGAAGCTTTAGGATATCCAGCAATATCATTAAATGCTTATCAAGTGCCAATGCTTACTACATCTACTTACGGAAATGCTCGATTGAAAAAAATCGACCCAGACAGAATTAGAACTGAGTTAGATAGAAGAAATATTGTCGTAGTTACAGGCTTTCAAGGAATGAATAGATATGATGATATTACAACCCTTGGACGTGGTGGTTCCGATACTACTGCAGTTGCTTTAGCAGCAGCACTTGATGCTGATAAATGTGAAATATTTACCGATGTAAATGGTGTTTATACTGCTGATCCAAGAGTAGTAAAAAATGCAAGAAAACTTGACGAAATCACATATGACGAAATGCTAGAGCTTGCATCCTTAGGTGCAAAGGTTCTGCATAATCGTTCAGTAGAGTTAGCGAAAAAGTATAATGTAGAATTGGTTGTTAGATCAAGTTTAACTAGAGAAGAAGGAACAATTGTTAAGGAGGAATGTAAAATGGAAAAAATGCTTGTGAGTGGTGTTGCATCTGATAAGGATGTTGCTAGAATAGCGGTAATAGGTATTAAAGATGAGCCGGGTAAAGCCTTCATTTTGTTTTCCCTATTAGCAAAAAAAGGTATTAATGTAGATATCATTCTTCAATCAGTTGGTAGAGATAATACGAAGGATATTTCCTTTACATTGCCAACCAATGATTTGACAGAAGCGGTAAGTATTATTGAAGATAACCTAGATAGAATCTCAGGAACAAGAGTTGAAATTGATAAAGATGTAGCAAAGGTATCACTTGTAGGAGCGGGAATGGCTTCAAATGCCGGAGTGGCATCTAATATGTTTGAAGCATTGTATGATGCAGATATCAATATTAAGATGATATCTACATCTGAAATCAAGATATCAGTACTTGTAGATGAAAAGGATGCTGAAGCAGCAATGAATGCAATACATGAACAATTTAAACTTGCGTCAAAATAA